The Juglans microcarpa x Juglans regia isolate MS1-56 chromosome 8D, Jm3101_v1.0, whole genome shotgun sequence genomic sequence gagggagagagatgtgAACACGTTGAACTTGTAATAACTTCCGAGAGAAGGAAGATAACAGGAGAGAACGGAAATGGATATCACCAAAACACTGCCTAATTATTGTTTATTCTGCTTTTGAGTCCCTTTCAAGCTTTTTCTTGATCTCTTTCTGCTCTCATTTTACTGCTGTTGCACACGTTGAACCTGTAATAACTTccgagagaaggagaagaacaTGAGAGAACGGTTATGGATATTGCCAGAACACTGCCGGAAGAATGCATCGCCAACATAATTTCCGGCACATCCCCTCGGGGACGCATGTAGGTTGTCGCTGGTCTCCCGTGCCTTCGAATCCGCAGCAACTTCGAATCTCGTGTGGGAGAGGTTCCTGCCACCTGATTATCAAGAGATCATTTCATCGTCGTCATCATCGTCCTCATCCCTGAACCTGTTGACCAAGAAGAATCTTTATTTCCATCTTTGCGACAATCCAATTCTGATCGGAAACAGTAACAACATGGTaatcaacaaaaagaaaaccttgTTCTCTTTACCCTGTCATGTCTACCCAGTTTTGTCTACTTGCTATAAGCTAGGAATTCAGGGctatttttctatattgtttTTACTTCAAGATATACCCTTGCCATTGGAGTTCCTAATATGGATTAGTACATGTTGTGAGACAGAAAATGATTATATTGgaaaacttttccaaattcaaatAGATTGATTTCCTAGTGCTTTTTAAAGTGGCTATACTTTCTGGCTTGAATTCTTGTTTGTTAGATTTGAATGTGAGAGGTGCTTTAAGTCTGTAACTGTAGTCCCAATAATTTTTAATGGTAATTTTTGATGCTATCCTTGTTCTTCAAgttcaaaactcatttttcacaTGGTAATTTGTCATATGTTCTGATAATAGCAACCACCTTTGACCCTTGTTCTTTGGTTCTGATCTATTCCTGTGAGATCACCACCTGTGTCTAAAAGCTTAAGCTGATGGGAATACGTAGATTTAAGGAATATTTATACTTGTCTTCACACTCTCCCTCACTTAACCTCAGAACCTCTGCTTTAATACtgtgtgaaatcaccacttgatTTGATAACTCTAgacttttcttcttgttttgtaATCTCTTTGTCTGTGTCATTGATTGAACAGAGTTTCCAAATAGATAAACATAATGGGAAGAAATGTTTGATGCTGGCTGCGAGGGAGTTAAGTATAATATGGGGATCTGGAGACACTCCACATTACTGGGAATGGATTTCCTCAACTCAGTCACCGGTTCTACCCAAGTCTAGGTCTCTCTTCATCTTTCTGTTTTCTTGAGTATTGCATGCTTGTTTACCCTTTGCTGTTATTTATAGCAATGGTGTGTATAATGTGCAGATTCTCAGAACTAGCTCATCTTAGAAATGTTTGTTGGCTTGACATAAAAAGCAGAATTGAGACAAAAATCCTTtccccaaaaacaaaatatgtggCATACTTTATCTACTTCATGGTGGATGGTTTCTATGGGTTTAACCTCCCTGTGAAAGTATCCATTAGACTAGAAAACGAGGTGGAAGGAGGTGATGCTACCAATGCTTATTTGAATCCAAGAATGCGGTCGGGTACAGATAATCGACAACGATCAAATGAGGAATTATTACAAATTAACCGACAGGATGGTCGACTTCCAATCAAGAGAGAGGATAGGTGGATGGAGATTGAGATTGGAGAATTCTTCAATGGCAGCCAAGTTGATGATCATGGAGCGGTCGAGATGTGCTTGAAGGAGGTTCAAGTCCTTAACTGGAAGTTTGGCCTTGTGGTCCATGGCATTGAGCTTCGGCCAAAAGAAGAAAGTTAATTAGTAAGAGATTGGTACCTATTTACTTTCTGAGCAAAGTACATTTGCTGTGAGACCTATTTTTTCTGCATTATATTATGAACAACGCTTTGAGGGTTGGTCTTggactatgtatatatatgcatgtattgtGAATACATCGCAGGCATTGTTTGTGTCATGTAATGGGATTCTTACTGAGGGAAACTATGGTTATATGAACGCTTATATTCTACAAAGAAGGAATTACTTCATCTTCTGTAGGAACAAGCAAGGCATGCACAGCAATCTCTGAAATATCGTTTGTTTTGCCTGAACATAGCAAGGTAAGGGGTGGACATCCAATATCAAGAGCAACAGCGGGAGCTACCAGCGGGAAGAGTAGTTTTTTCcaacaaataaataacaaaataaaagtaacagaacaaaaaacaaaagctgtCGTCAGTATATATGTAAGGACGGATATTAGGGGCTGCTCAAAACAATATAACAACACCTTaaccactaaaaaaaattaaaataattgtatgcgTATGGTTCTTAAAGTTAgccctacaattttttttttaaaactcgtttaatctttcttttctattttctcttttctaggCTTGATTTTCTTCCCTTGAGTTCTCTTGAATAGTTTCCTTTATTAACACTAATCATATTAGGTTCTTTGTTAAAGAGGAAGCCTATTTATAACTCAcactttttgtttattattgtaAATGAACTCTATATATCTCTAAATTGCTAAATACATGGATAAcgtttttttgaataattctattcttttttttttttttttgttaaagaataattctattcttTAGTCAGTGTGTAGAGCACACCATCCACATAGCTTAAACAGTAAGATTTAGTttgtaagattttaattttaaaatatatatatcttccaagttaaattatatcatgtaagtaCTTTATTAGGTGTGTTCTATATAccggcttgaaaatattttttttcatgtttttgatATATGAGTTCTTTTAGAATATTCGTTAGGTCTAGAGTAgaacacattttataatttgtctATATTTTTTCTCCATCCTAAAT encodes the following:
- the LOC121243726 gene encoding LOW QUALITY PROTEIN: F-box protein PP2-B10-like (The sequence of the model RefSeq protein was modified relative to this genomic sequence to represent the inferred CDS: deleted 1 base in 1 codon) → MDIARTLPEECIANIISGTSPGDACRLSLVSRAFESAATSNLVWERFLPPDYQEIISSSSSSSSSLNLLTKKNLYFHLCDNPILIGNSNNMSFQIDKHNGKKCLMLAARELSIIWGSGDTPHYWEWISSTQSPVLPKSRFSELAHLRNVCWLDIKSRIETKILSPKTKYVAYFIYFMVDGFYGFNLPVKVSIRLENEVEGGDATNAYLNPRMRSGTDNRQRSNEELLQINRQDGRLPIKREDRWMEIEIGEFFNGSQVDDHGAVEMCLKEVQVLNWKFGLVVHGIELRPKEES